One stretch of Odocoileus virginianus isolate 20LAN1187 ecotype Illinois chromosome 26, Ovbor_1.2, whole genome shotgun sequence DNA includes these proteins:
- the PARP3 gene encoding protein mono-ADP-ribosyltransferase PARP3 isoform X1 yields the protein MQGSFPWTVTPPGQGREPGTAMAPKRKLQVQHEGPEKKGRQVAEEEDSFRSTAEALKAAPTEKCIARVDPSCPLSCNPGTQVHEDYDCTLNQTNIGNNNNKFYIIQLLEEGDCFFCWNRWGRVGEAGQSKLSRFVSLEDAKKDFEKKFRDKTKNSWAERDHFVAHPGKYTLIEVQREDEAQEVMVKVDGGQVRAVVQQVRPCSLDAATQKLITNIFSKDMFQNAMALMNLDVKKMPLGKLSKQQIARGFEALEAVEAALKAPADGGRSLEELSSHFYTVIPHNFGRSRPPPINSPELLQAKKDMLLVLADIELAQTLQAAPEETKKVEEVPHPLDRDYQLLKCQLQLLDPEMPEYKVIHAYLKQTSNSCRPPALQHVWKVDREGEGDRFQVHAKLGNRKLLWHGTNVAVVAAILTSGLRIMPHSGGRVGKGIYFASENRKSAGYVTGMSCGAHHIGYMFLGEVALGREYHITIDEPSLKQPPSGFDSVIARGHTEPDPTQDTELELDGQRVVVPQGPPMLCPEFRSSSFSQSEYLIYQESQCRLRYLLEIHL from the exons ATGCAGGGTTCCTTTCCCTGGACCGTGACTCCTCCCGGTCAGGGGCGGGAGCCAGG AACAGCCATGGCTCCAAAGCGCAAGCTCCAAGTGCAGCATGAGGGTCCTGAGAAGAAGGGACGACAGGTGGCAGAAGAGGAGGACAGTTTCCGTTCCACTGCTGAGGCCCTCAAGGCCGCGCCCACAGAGAAGTGCATAGCCCGAGTGGACCCCTCATGTCCACTCAGCTGCAACCCTGGAACCCAG GTGCATGAAGACTACGACTGTACCCTGAACCAAACCAACATtgggaacaacaacaacaagttcTACATCATCCAACTGCTGGAAGAAGGTGACTGCTTCTTCTGCTGGAACCGCTGGGGACGCGTG GGAGAGGCTGGCCAGTCCAAGCTCAGCCGCTTCGTGTCACTGGAGGATGCGAAGAAGGACTTTGAGAAGAAATTTCGGGACAAGACCAAGAACAGCTGGGCAGAGCGGGACCACTTTGTGGCCCACCCCGGCAAGTATACACTTATCGAAGTGCAGAGAGAGGACGAGGCCCAGGAAGTCATGGTGAAG GTGGACGGAGGCCAAGTGAGGGCCGTGGTTCAGCAGGTGCGGCCCTGCTCCTTGGATGCAGCCACACAGAAGCTCATCACCAACATCTTCAGCAAGGACATGTTTCAGAATGCCATGGCCCTCATGAACCTGG aTGTGAAGAAGATGCCACTGGGGAAGTTGAGCAAGCAGCAGATCGCCCGGGGGTTCGAGGCCTTGGAGGCAGTGGAGGCAGCCCTGAAAGCCCCCGCAGACGGTGGGCGCAGCCTAGAGGAACTGTCCTCCCACTTCTATACCGTCATTCCCCACAACTTCGGCCGCAGCCGGCCCCCGCCCATCAACTCCCCTGAGCTTCTACAGGCCAAGAAGGACATGTTGCTG GTGCTGGCGGACATCGAGCTGGCACAGACCCTGCAGGCAGCCCCCGAGGAGACAAAGAAAGTGGAGGAGGTGCCTCACCCACTGGACCGAGATTACCAGCTCCTCAAGTGCCAGCTCCAGCTGCTGGACCCAGAGATGCCTGAGTACAAG GTGATACATGCCTACTTAAAACAGACTAGCAACAGCTGCAGGCCCCCTGCTCTTCAACACGTTTGGAAAGTGGACCGagaaggggag GGAGATCGGTTCCAGGTCCACGCCAAGCTGGGTAATCGGAAGCTACTGTGGCATGGCACCAACGTGGCCGTGGTGGCTGCCATCCTCACCAGTGGGCTCCGCATTATGCCACATTCTGGAGGCCGTGTTGGCAAGGGCATCTACTTCGCCTCAGAGAACCGCAAGTCGGCTGGCTATG TTACTGGCATGTCCTGCGGGGCCCATCACATTGGCTACATGTTCCTGGGTGAGGTGGCACTGGGCAGAGAGTACCACATCACCATCGACGAGCCCAGCTTGAAGCAGCCACCCTCTGGCTTTGACAGTGTCATTGCCCGTGGCCACACAGAGCCTG ATCCAACCCAGGACACTGAGCTGGAGCTAGATGGCCAGCGAGTAGTGGTGCCCCAGGGCCCGCCCATGCTCTGCCCAGAGTTCAGAAGCTCCAGCTTTTCCCAGAGCGAATATCTCATCTACCAGGAGAGCCAGTGCCGCCTGCGCTACCTGCTAGAGATTCACCTCTGA
- the PARP3 gene encoding protein mono-ADP-ribosyltransferase PARP3 isoform X2: MCNAKAMAPKRKLQVQHEGPEKKGRQVAEEEDSFRSTAEALKAAPTEKCIARVDPSCPLSCNPGTQVHEDYDCTLNQTNIGNNNNKFYIIQLLEEGDCFFCWNRWGRVGEAGQSKLSRFVSLEDAKKDFEKKFRDKTKNSWAERDHFVAHPGKYTLIEVQREDEAQEVMVKVDGGQVRAVVQQVRPCSLDAATQKLITNIFSKDMFQNAMALMNLDVKKMPLGKLSKQQIARGFEALEAVEAALKAPADGGRSLEELSSHFYTVIPHNFGRSRPPPINSPELLQAKKDMLLVLADIELAQTLQAAPEETKKVEEVPHPLDRDYQLLKCQLQLLDPEMPEYKVIHAYLKQTSNSCRPPALQHVWKVDREGEGDRFQVHAKLGNRKLLWHGTNVAVVAAILTSGLRIMPHSGGRVGKGIYFASENRKSAGYVTGMSCGAHHIGYMFLGEVALGREYHITIDEPSLKQPPSGFDSVIARGHTEPDPTQDTELELDGQRVVVPQGPPMLCPEFRSSSFSQSEYLIYQESQCRLRYLLEIHL, translated from the exons ATGTGCAACGCTAAGG CCATGGCTCCAAAGCGCAAGCTCCAAGTGCAGCATGAGGGTCCTGAGAAGAAGGGACGACAGGTGGCAGAAGAGGAGGACAGTTTCCGTTCCACTGCTGAGGCCCTCAAGGCCGCGCCCACAGAGAAGTGCATAGCCCGAGTGGACCCCTCATGTCCACTCAGCTGCAACCCTGGAACCCAG GTGCATGAAGACTACGACTGTACCCTGAACCAAACCAACATtgggaacaacaacaacaagttcTACATCATCCAACTGCTGGAAGAAGGTGACTGCTTCTTCTGCTGGAACCGCTGGGGACGCGTG GGAGAGGCTGGCCAGTCCAAGCTCAGCCGCTTCGTGTCACTGGAGGATGCGAAGAAGGACTTTGAGAAGAAATTTCGGGACAAGACCAAGAACAGCTGGGCAGAGCGGGACCACTTTGTGGCCCACCCCGGCAAGTATACACTTATCGAAGTGCAGAGAGAGGACGAGGCCCAGGAAGTCATGGTGAAG GTGGACGGAGGCCAAGTGAGGGCCGTGGTTCAGCAGGTGCGGCCCTGCTCCTTGGATGCAGCCACACAGAAGCTCATCACCAACATCTTCAGCAAGGACATGTTTCAGAATGCCATGGCCCTCATGAACCTGG aTGTGAAGAAGATGCCACTGGGGAAGTTGAGCAAGCAGCAGATCGCCCGGGGGTTCGAGGCCTTGGAGGCAGTGGAGGCAGCCCTGAAAGCCCCCGCAGACGGTGGGCGCAGCCTAGAGGAACTGTCCTCCCACTTCTATACCGTCATTCCCCACAACTTCGGCCGCAGCCGGCCCCCGCCCATCAACTCCCCTGAGCTTCTACAGGCCAAGAAGGACATGTTGCTG GTGCTGGCGGACATCGAGCTGGCACAGACCCTGCAGGCAGCCCCCGAGGAGACAAAGAAAGTGGAGGAGGTGCCTCACCCACTGGACCGAGATTACCAGCTCCTCAAGTGCCAGCTCCAGCTGCTGGACCCAGAGATGCCTGAGTACAAG GTGATACATGCCTACTTAAAACAGACTAGCAACAGCTGCAGGCCCCCTGCTCTTCAACACGTTTGGAAAGTGGACCGagaaggggag GGAGATCGGTTCCAGGTCCACGCCAAGCTGGGTAATCGGAAGCTACTGTGGCATGGCACCAACGTGGCCGTGGTGGCTGCCATCCTCACCAGTGGGCTCCGCATTATGCCACATTCTGGAGGCCGTGTTGGCAAGGGCATCTACTTCGCCTCAGAGAACCGCAAGTCGGCTGGCTATG TTACTGGCATGTCCTGCGGGGCCCATCACATTGGCTACATGTTCCTGGGTGAGGTGGCACTGGGCAGAGAGTACCACATCACCATCGACGAGCCCAGCTTGAAGCAGCCACCCTCTGGCTTTGACAGTGTCATTGCCCGTGGCCACACAGAGCCTG ATCCAACCCAGGACACTGAGCTGGAGCTAGATGGCCAGCGAGTAGTGGTGCCCCAGGGCCCGCCCATGCTCTGCCCAGAGTTCAGAAGCTCCAGCTTTTCCCAGAGCGAATATCTCATCTACCAGGAGAGCCAGTGCCGCCTGCGCTACCTGCTAGAGATTCACCTCTGA
- the PARP3 gene encoding protein mono-ADP-ribosyltransferase PARP3 isoform X3, whose product MAPKRKLQVQHEGPEKKGRQVAEEEDSFRSTAEALKAAPTEKCIARVDPSCPLSCNPGTQVHEDYDCTLNQTNIGNNNNKFYIIQLLEEGDCFFCWNRWGRVGEAGQSKLSRFVSLEDAKKDFEKKFRDKTKNSWAERDHFVAHPGKYTLIEVQREDEAQEVMVKVDGGQVRAVVQQVRPCSLDAATQKLITNIFSKDMFQNAMALMNLDVKKMPLGKLSKQQIARGFEALEAVEAALKAPADGGRSLEELSSHFYTVIPHNFGRSRPPPINSPELLQAKKDMLLVLADIELAQTLQAAPEETKKVEEVPHPLDRDYQLLKCQLQLLDPEMPEYKVIHAYLKQTSNSCRPPALQHVWKVDREGEGDRFQVHAKLGNRKLLWHGTNVAVVAAILTSGLRIMPHSGGRVGKGIYFASENRKSAGYVTGMSCGAHHIGYMFLGEVALGREYHITIDEPSLKQPPSGFDSVIARGHTEPDPTQDTELELDGQRVVVPQGPPMLCPEFRSSSFSQSEYLIYQESQCRLRYLLEIHL is encoded by the exons ATGGCTCCAAAGCGCAAGCTCCAAGTGCAGCATGAGGGTCCTGAGAAGAAGGGACGACAGGTGGCAGAAGAGGAGGACAGTTTCCGTTCCACTGCTGAGGCCCTCAAGGCCGCGCCCACAGAGAAGTGCATAGCCCGAGTGGACCCCTCATGTCCACTCAGCTGCAACCCTGGAACCCAG GTGCATGAAGACTACGACTGTACCCTGAACCAAACCAACATtgggaacaacaacaacaagttcTACATCATCCAACTGCTGGAAGAAGGTGACTGCTTCTTCTGCTGGAACCGCTGGGGACGCGTG GGAGAGGCTGGCCAGTCCAAGCTCAGCCGCTTCGTGTCACTGGAGGATGCGAAGAAGGACTTTGAGAAGAAATTTCGGGACAAGACCAAGAACAGCTGGGCAGAGCGGGACCACTTTGTGGCCCACCCCGGCAAGTATACACTTATCGAAGTGCAGAGAGAGGACGAGGCCCAGGAAGTCATGGTGAAG GTGGACGGAGGCCAAGTGAGGGCCGTGGTTCAGCAGGTGCGGCCCTGCTCCTTGGATGCAGCCACACAGAAGCTCATCACCAACATCTTCAGCAAGGACATGTTTCAGAATGCCATGGCCCTCATGAACCTGG aTGTGAAGAAGATGCCACTGGGGAAGTTGAGCAAGCAGCAGATCGCCCGGGGGTTCGAGGCCTTGGAGGCAGTGGAGGCAGCCCTGAAAGCCCCCGCAGACGGTGGGCGCAGCCTAGAGGAACTGTCCTCCCACTTCTATACCGTCATTCCCCACAACTTCGGCCGCAGCCGGCCCCCGCCCATCAACTCCCCTGAGCTTCTACAGGCCAAGAAGGACATGTTGCTG GTGCTGGCGGACATCGAGCTGGCACAGACCCTGCAGGCAGCCCCCGAGGAGACAAAGAAAGTGGAGGAGGTGCCTCACCCACTGGACCGAGATTACCAGCTCCTCAAGTGCCAGCTCCAGCTGCTGGACCCAGAGATGCCTGAGTACAAG GTGATACATGCCTACTTAAAACAGACTAGCAACAGCTGCAGGCCCCCTGCTCTTCAACACGTTTGGAAAGTGGACCGagaaggggag GGAGATCGGTTCCAGGTCCACGCCAAGCTGGGTAATCGGAAGCTACTGTGGCATGGCACCAACGTGGCCGTGGTGGCTGCCATCCTCACCAGTGGGCTCCGCATTATGCCACATTCTGGAGGCCGTGTTGGCAAGGGCATCTACTTCGCCTCAGAGAACCGCAAGTCGGCTGGCTATG TTACTGGCATGTCCTGCGGGGCCCATCACATTGGCTACATGTTCCTGGGTGAGGTGGCACTGGGCAGAGAGTACCACATCACCATCGACGAGCCCAGCTTGAAGCAGCCACCCTCTGGCTTTGACAGTGTCATTGCCCGTGGCCACACAGAGCCTG ATCCAACCCAGGACACTGAGCTGGAGCTAGATGGCCAGCGAGTAGTGGTGCCCCAGGGCCCGCCCATGCTCTGCCCAGAGTTCAGAAGCTCCAGCTTTTCCCAGAGCGAATATCTCATCTACCAGGAGAGCCAGTGCCGCCTGCGCTACCTGCTAGAGATTCACCTCTGA